One window of the Acidobacteriota bacterium genome contains the following:
- a CDS encoding metallophosphoesterase family protein, which yields MNRSAVITRGPYLQLGTPTGVVVRWRTELPVAGIVHFGSSAADLSKEASEGAPTAEHVVPISGLTPASPYYYAVEGSPAGAEPFSFVSAPVAGSDAPIRVWVLGDSGTAKDPARAVRDAYLKVTAGKRTDLWLMLGDNAYPDGTDRQYQAAVFRMYPAMLAHATLWPAVGNHDAHSRSTGGSGVHGEIFTLPTRGEAGGAPSGTPNFYSFDWGNVHFISLDSCTDDRSVGGPMLTWLQADLAAAHQEWLVAYFHHAPYAKGSEDSDHDRRMTDMRSIALPLLEEAGADLVMGGHSHDYERSFLLDGHYGPSGTFTASARRDGGDGREDGSGVYSKPTRDRRPHQGTVYIVAGSSGHTGSGPMNHPAMFTSQKVLGSVMLEFHGDRLDESFIDSNAAVRDHFTIVKGAGKR from the coding sequence ATGAACCGCTCCGCGGTGATCACGCGGGGCCCGTATCTCCAGCTCGGGACCCCCACGGGTGTCGTCGTGCGCTGGCGCACCGAGCTTCCCGTGGCCGGCATCGTGCACTTCGGATCCTCTGCGGCCGACCTGTCGAAGGAGGCGTCGGAGGGCGCGCCGACGGCGGAGCACGTTGTTCCGATTTCAGGGCTGACTCCCGCCTCTCCTTATTACTATGCGGTGGAGGGGAGTCCGGCGGGGGCCGAGCCCTTCTCCTTCGTGAGCGCTCCCGTCGCGGGGAGCGACGCGCCGATCCGGGTCTGGGTGCTCGGCGATTCCGGGACGGCGAAGGATCCGGCGCGGGCGGTCCGCGACGCGTACCTGAAGGTGACCGCCGGCAAGCGCACCGATCTCTGGCTGATGCTCGGCGACAACGCGTACCCGGACGGCACCGACCGGCAGTACCAGGCGGCCGTCTTCCGGATGTACCCGGCGATGCTCGCGCACGCGACGCTCTGGCCCGCGGTGGGAAATCACGACGCGCACTCGCGCTCGACCGGGGGGAGCGGCGTCCACGGCGAGATCTTCACGCTGCCGACGCGGGGCGAGGCGGGGGGGGCCCCCTCGGGGACGCCGAACTTCTACTCCTTCGACTGGGGGAACGTCCACTTCATCAGCCTCGACTCGTGCACCGACGATCGCTCGGTCGGCGGGCCGATGCTCACGTGGCTGCAAGCCGACCTCGCGGCGGCGCATCAGGAGTGGCTCGTCGCGTACTTTCACCACGCGCCGTACGCGAAGGGGTCGGAGGACTCGGATCACGACCGGCGGATGACGGACATGCGGTCGATCGCCCTTCCCCTCCTCGAGGAGGCCGGCGCCGATCTCGTCATGGGCGGCCACAGCCACGACTACGAGCGCTCGTTCCTCCTCGACGGCCACTACGGCCCGTCGGGCACCTTCACCGCGTCGGCCAGGAGGGATGGCGGAGACGGGCGCGAGGACGGGTCGGGGGTCTACTCGAAGCCGACCCGCGATCGTCGGCCGCACCAGGGGACCGTGTACATCGTCGCGGGCTCGTCCGGCCACACGGGGAGCGGCCCGATGAACCACCCGGCGATGTTCACGTCGCAGAAGGTGCTCGGGTCGGTGATGCTCGAGTTCCACGGCGATCGGCTCGACGAGTCGTTCATCGACTCGAACGCTGCGGTTCGGGATCACTTCACGATCGTGAAGGGGGCGGGGAAGAGGTAG
- a CDS encoding CPXCG motif-containing cysteine-rich protein yields the protein MPSHFCPYCGEEVDLDIDDGGGTRQSYVQDCPVCCRPWQVEVARDRSGTWNVELRTADE from the coding sequence ATGCCGTCGCATTTCTGCCCCTACTGCGGTGAGGAGGTCGACCTCGACATCGACGACGGGGGCGGCACCAGGCAGTCCTACGTGCAGGATTGTCCGGTCTGCTGCCGGCCGTGGCAGGTCGAGGTCGCGCGCGATCGGAGCGGCACCTGGAATGTCGAGCTGCGGACCGCGGATGAATAG
- a CDS encoding metallophosphoesterase family protein, whose product MPAGALLWNTRAVSHESSNAPVPNYGAGIDITATALPALRSGDNLFAAAVFNTTLPSSDLVLVPRLDVNRSAKLTRGPYLQRGTPTGLVVRWRTDTATDSRVRLGEAPGNLAVTVEDAAVTTEHVVSVTGLAPATNYVYAIGSSSADIAGDDLDHTFTTPPQPGTPKPTRIWVIGDSGTADARPRAVRDAYEAYTGSRATDLWLMLGDNAYQSGTDAEYQAAVFDVYPKMLARSVLWPTLGNHDGISARSSSQSGPYYDIFTLPRAAEAGGVPSGTEAYYAFDHANIHFVCLDSYDIDRSPGGAMMTWLAADLRATKQDWVIAFWHHPPYSKGSHDTDFFSESTEMREFALPILEGVGVDLVLAGHSHDYERSFLLDGHYGTSNTLTPSMKLDPGSGRVGAGGPYSKFTVGPAPHEGAVYAVAGSSGQIAGGPLNHPAMYLSLNTLGSMVLDVHGKELHARFLDATGAVRDDFTVRKGHNLPPVAVAGGDLREECTSPSGAWASLDGSASSDPDSSPGTNDDITRFEWIEDLGLPSERPLGEGARIMAQLPLGAHRIALRVTDRGGLTSTDDIVARVVDTTAPSISVTLTPDLLWPPNHRLVDTTAEVLAADLCGAAPVELVSITSSDPDDANGTGDGRTRGDIRGADIGTADFAFSLRAERAARYGARAYTVTYRATDVSGNAREASAIVTVTKSRAPEEP is encoded by the coding sequence ATGCCGGCGGGGGCTCTCCTCTGGAACACGCGCGCCGTGTCGCACGAGTCGAGCAACGCCCCGGTCCCGAATTACGGCGCGGGGATCGACATCACGGCGACGGCGCTTCCGGCGCTCCGGAGCGGCGACAACCTCTTCGCGGCGGCGGTCTTCAACACGACGCTTCCCTCGAGCGATCTCGTCCTCGTCCCGCGGCTCGACGTCAATCGGTCGGCGAAACTCACGCGCGGTCCCTACCTGCAGCGCGGCACGCCGACCGGGCTCGTCGTGAGGTGGCGGACCGATACGGCCACCGACAGCCGCGTGCGGCTCGGCGAGGCGCCGGGTAATCTCGCGGTGACCGTCGAGGATGCGGCCGTCACGACGGAGCACGTGGTCTCCGTCACGGGACTCGCGCCTGCGACGAACTACGTCTACGCGATCGGATCGTCCTCGGCGGACATCGCTGGGGACGACCTCGACCACACCTTCACCACGCCTCCGCAACCGGGCACGCCAAAGCCGACGCGCATTTGGGTCATCGGCGATTCGGGAACCGCCGACGCGCGGCCGAGAGCGGTGCGGGATGCCTACGAGGCCTACACGGGATCGCGTGCGACCGATCTCTGGCTCATGCTGGGCGACAACGCCTACCAGAGCGGGACCGACGCGGAGTACCAGGCGGCGGTCTTCGACGTCTACCCGAAAATGCTGGCGAGGTCGGTGCTTTGGCCGACGCTCGGAAACCATGATGGGATCTCCGCGCGATCATCCAGCCAGTCGGGCCCGTACTACGACATCTTCACGCTCCCCCGTGCGGCGGAGGCGGGAGGGGTCCCCTCGGGGACCGAGGCGTACTACGCGTTCGACCACGCGAACATCCACTTCGTCTGCCTCGACTCGTACGACATCGATCGGTCGCCGGGCGGCGCCATGATGACGTGGCTCGCGGCCGATCTGCGCGCGACGAAGCAGGATTGGGTGATCGCTTTCTGGCACCACCCTCCCTACAGCAAGGGGTCGCACGACACGGACTTTTTCAGCGAGTCGACTGAAATGCGGGAGTTCGCGCTCCCGATCCTCGAGGGGGTCGGGGTCGATCTCGTCCTCGCGGGACACAGCCACGATTACGAGAGGTCGTTCCTCCTCGACGGACACTACGGGACGTCGAACACGCTGACGCCGTCGATGAAGCTCGATCCGGGAAGCGGGCGGGTCGGCGCCGGCGGGCCGTACTCGAAGTTCACCGTGGGGCCGGCCCCTCACGAGGGGGCCGTCTACGCGGTCGCCGGGAGCTCGGGGCAGATCGCCGGGGGGCCCCTCAACCATCCCGCGATGTATCTCTCGCTCAACACGCTCGGCTCGATGGTCCTCGACGTCCACGGGAAGGAGCTCCACGCCCGCTTCCTCGACGCCACAGGCGCCGTGCGCGACGACTTCACGGTCCGGAAGGGGCACAACCTCCCGCCCGTCGCCGTCGCGGGAGGCGATCTCCGAGAGGAGTGCACGTCGCCCTCGGGGGCATGGGCGAGCCTCGACGGATCGGCGTCGAGCGATCCGGACTCCTCGCCGGGTACGAACGACGACATCACCCGGTTCGAGTGGATCGAGGATCTCGGGCTCCCGTCGGAACGCCCGCTGGGCGAGGGGGCCCGCATCATGGCGCAGCTTCCCCTTGGAGCCCACCGTATCGCGCTCCGCGTCACGGACCGGGGCGGCCTCACGTCCACCGATGACATCGTTGCACGCGTGGTCGACACAACCGCGCCATCGATCTCGGTGACGCTGACGCCCGATCTTCTCTGGCCGCCGAACCACCGTCTCGTCGACACCACCGCGGAGGTCCTCGCGGCGGATCTGTGCGGAGCGGCGCCGGTCGAGCTCGTCTCGATCACGAGCAGCGACCCCGACGACGCGAACGGCACGGGAGACGGGAGGACCCGGGGGGATATTCGAGGGGCGGACATCGGCACGGCGGATTTCGCTTTCAGCCTGCGGGCTGAGCGCGCCGCAAGGTACGGCGCCCGCGCGTACACGGTGACGTACCGGGCGACGGACGTCTCGGGAAACGCGCGCGAGGCGTCGGCGATTGTCACAGTAACGAAGAGCCGCGCCCCGGAAGAGCCCTGA
- the aroC gene encoding chorismate synthase yields the protein MRFLTAGESHGPLLTVIVDGLPAGLPVEAAAIDRDLKRRQMGYGRGGRMKIESDAARITGGVRHGRTLGGPVSLAIDNRDFASWSIAMSPEIPPEGTAEQDLRRVTHPRPGHADLAGALKHDLHDARDVLERASARETAARVAAGALAKIFLREMGIKVLGHTVAVGEAALPRDRHASWDEIASIPDDSPLRCVDVAVEASMMVEIDAAQRAKDSVGGAFQIVARGVPPGLGSSRQWDTRLEARLARAVMSIQAIKAVEIGEGVAAASLRGSAVHDEIFYDAGVKRFFRRTNRAGGIEGGMSNGEEIRVTGFMKPLSTLPKPLRTVDLVTKEEAQAVVERTDTCAILAAGVIGEAMVALTIADTFLEKFGGDGVEETRRNLHTYLAQVREF from the coding sequence ATCCGATTCCTCACCGCGGGCGAGAGCCACGGGCCGCTCCTGACGGTCATCGTGGACGGCCTTCCCGCCGGCCTCCCCGTCGAGGCGGCGGCGATCGATCGCGACCTGAAGCGCCGGCAGATGGGATACGGCCGGGGCGGCCGCATGAAGATCGAGAGCGACGCGGCGCGCATCACGGGCGGCGTGCGCCACGGCCGCACCCTCGGCGGCCCCGTGAGCCTCGCGATCGACAATCGCGACTTCGCCTCCTGGTCGATCGCGATGTCGCCTGAGATCCCCCCAGAAGGGACGGCGGAACAGGACCTCAGGCGGGTGACGCACCCCCGCCCCGGCCACGCCGACCTCGCCGGGGCGCTCAAGCACGATCTCCACGACGCGCGGGACGTCCTCGAGAGGGCGAGCGCGCGCGAGACGGCCGCGCGCGTCGCGGCGGGGGCGCTCGCCAAGATCTTTCTCCGCGAGATGGGGATCAAAGTCCTCGGCCACACGGTGGCCGTCGGCGAGGCGGCCCTCCCCAGGGACCGGCACGCCTCGTGGGACGAGATCGCCTCCATCCCCGACGACTCGCCGCTGCGGTGCGTCGACGTCGCCGTCGAGGCCTCGATGATGGTCGAGATCGACGCGGCGCAGCGGGCGAAGGACTCCGTCGGCGGCGCCTTCCAGATCGTCGCGCGCGGCGTGCCGCCGGGGCTGGGCTCCTCGCGCCAGTGGGACACGCGCCTCGAGGCCCGGCTCGCCCGCGCGGTCATGTCGATCCAGGCGATCAAGGCGGTCGAGATCGGCGAGGGGGTCGCCGCGGCCTCCCTTCGCGGCTCCGCCGTGCACGACGAGATCTTCTACGACGCCGGCGTGAAGCGGTTCTTCCGGCGCACGAACCGCGCCGGCGGGATCGAGGGGGGGATGTCGAACGGCGAGGAGATCCGCGTCACCGGCTTCATGAAGCCCCTCTCGACGCTGCCGAAGCCGCTCCGCACCGTGGACCTCGTGACGAAGGAGGAGGCCCAGGCCGTCGTCGAGCGGACCGACACCTGCGCCATTCTCGCGGCGGGGGTCATCGGCGAGGCGATGGTGGCGCTGACGATCGCGGACACCTTCCTCGAGAAGTTCGGCGGCGACGGCGTCGAGGAGACGCGCCGCAACCTCCACACCTACCTCGCCCAGGTCCGCGAGTTCTGA
- a CDS encoding MBL fold metallo-hydrolase produces MPSRRNFLAGAAGAAAAAVSASLARGEATPVPTPAAPSVRARVLGIAQDAGIPQLGCSRSACVAARRDPSRARRVACLGISGAPSGEAFLIDATPDIRSQAAELGAPVGAILLTHAHIGHYTGLMYLGRESMAARALPVHATPRMAAFLKANKPWSRLVEWGHVDLRPLEPGKSVALAPGIEARPITVPHRDEDSDTVGFVVTGPSKRLLYVPDTDAFDRWERPLASFLGEVDAALLDGTFFDAGEIPGRDPAEVPHPLIRATIESLRGAAPSRCRVIFTHLSHENPALDPGSAAAAAIRDAGCEVAWEGMELAL; encoded by the coding sequence GTGCCGAGCCGCCGCAACTTCCTCGCCGGCGCGGCGGGCGCGGCCGCGGCCGCGGTCTCGGCCTCTCTCGCGCGAGGAGAAGCCACTCCGGTGCCGACGCCCGCAGCGCCCTCGGTGAGGGCGCGCGTCCTCGGGATCGCGCAGGACGCAGGGATCCCCCAGCTCGGCTGCTCGCGGAGCGCGTGCGTCGCCGCGCGCCGAGATCCCTCGCGCGCGCGCCGCGTCGCGTGCCTTGGGATCTCCGGCGCTCCGTCGGGGGAGGCGTTCCTGATCGACGCGACACCGGACATCCGATCGCAGGCCGCGGAGCTCGGCGCGCCGGTCGGCGCGATTCTCCTGACGCACGCGCACATCGGACATTACACCGGCCTCATGTACCTCGGGCGCGAGTCGATGGCGGCGCGCGCCCTTCCCGTGCACGCGACACCGAGGATGGCCGCCTTCCTGAAGGCGAACAAGCCCTGGAGCCGCCTCGTCGAGTGGGGGCACGTCGATCTCCGCCCGCTCGAGCCCGGGAAGAGCGTCGCCCTCGCCCCGGGGATCGAGGCCCGCCCGATCACGGTCCCGCACCGCGACGAGGACTCGGACACGGTGGGGTTCGTCGTGACGGGACCCTCGAAGCGCCTCCTCTACGTTCCCGACACCGACGCGTTCGATCGGTGGGAGCGGCCGCTCGCGTCCTTCCTCGGCGAGGTGGATGCCGCGCTCCTCGACGGCACCTTCTTCGACGCCGGCGAGATCCCCGGGCGCGATCCGGCCGAGGTCCCTCACCCTCTCATCCGCGCCACGATCGAATCGCTCCGGGGCGCCGCGCCGTCGCGGTGCCGCGTGATCTTCACCCACCTCAGCCACGAGAACCCCGCCCTCGATCCCGGCTCGGCGGCCGCGGCCGCCATCCGCGACGCCGGATGCGAGGTCGCGTGGGAGGGGATGGAGCTGGCGCTCTGA
- a CDS encoding CPBP family intramembrane metalloprotease, which translates to MLALVQSYLWLWSGLIPRGIYLVSAGVLGIAIAGALTRRERAREIGARFDNLARALSEAGIVTIAAAAGLLVAGGWLGTIRPDWAVTVSRLPWLVVWGFLQQFVLQSFVHRRVNEIVRGNAARELATAAIFALCHLPNWRLMIATFTGGWIWSILYRRNPNLFALAAAHAVSSAALSIGFGPALLHGMKVGRGYVTYVPPAP; encoded by the coding sequence ATGCTCGCGCTGGTGCAGTCGTACCTCTGGCTCTGGTCGGGGCTGATCCCCCGCGGGATCTACCTCGTGTCGGCCGGCGTGCTCGGGATCGCGATCGCCGGGGCCCTCACGCGGCGGGAGCGGGCGCGGGAGATCGGCGCGCGCTTCGACAACCTCGCGCGCGCGCTTTCCGAGGCAGGCATCGTCACGATCGCGGCGGCGGCGGGGCTCCTCGTCGCCGGGGGGTGGCTCGGCACGATCCGTCCCGACTGGGCGGTGACCGTCTCGCGCCTGCCGTGGCTCGTCGTGTGGGGTTTCCTCCAGCAGTTCGTCCTTCAGTCCTTCGTCCACCGCCGCGTGAACGAGATCGTGCGCGGCAACGCCGCCCGCGAGCTGGCCACGGCGGCGATCTTCGCCCTCTGCCATCTCCCGAACTGGCGGCTGATGATCGCGACCTTCACCGGAGGGTGGATCTGGTCCATCCTCTACCGGCGCAACCCCAACCTCTTCGCGCTGGCCGCCGCGCACGCCGTGAGCAGCGCGGCCCTCTCGATCGGCTTCGGCCCCGCGCTTCTCCACGGCATGAAGGTGGGGCGCGGCTACGTCACCTACGTGCCGCCGGCGCCTTGA
- a CDS encoding PepSY domain-containing protein, whose product MRRRMEVVLVILTALLVLGAPRVLAQDDDDDDDEDQATLLKALPQAKVSLEQALLAGEHEGTPISAKFEMDEGKLQLSVYTMKAEKFFEVVVDHVSGKVVKVEAITSGEDLAAAKAQGGAMTKAKKSLRVVVAEAVKANDGYRAFSVTPSLKDGHPSADTSLAKGDETKSVTAKLE is encoded by the coding sequence ATGAGAAGACGGATGGAAGTGGTCCTGGTCATCCTGACGGCCCTGCTCGTCCTCGGCGCTCCGCGTGTCCTGGCGCAGGACGACGACGATGACGACGACGAAGATCAGGCGACGTTGCTCAAGGCGCTCCCACAGGCCAAGGTCTCGTTGGAACAGGCGCTGCTCGCAGGCGAGCACGAGGGGACTCCCATCTCGGCCAAGTTCGAAATGGACGAGGGGAAGCTCCAGCTTTCCGTCTACACGATGAAGGCCGAGAAGTTCTTCGAGGTCGTCGTGGACCACGTGAGCGGCAAGGTCGTGAAGGTCGAGGCCATCACCAGCGGAGAGGATCTCGCGGCCGCGAAGGCTCAGGGCGGCGCGATGACGAAGGCGAAGAAGTCGCTCCGTGTGGTTGTCGCCGAGGCCGTGAAGGCCAACGACGGTTACCGCGCGTTCAGCGTCACGCCTTCCCTCAAGGATGGGCACCCGTCGGCGGATACTTCCCTGGCGAAGGGCGATGAGACGAAGAGCGTGACCGCGAAGCTCGAGTGA
- a CDS encoding vitamin B12-dependent ribonucleotide reductase, with amino-acid sequence MLTANALRVLEKRYLRRDADGTTIETPEEMFRRVASAVAEPDARLPFRGRRDPSATAREFHDILSSLEFLPNSPTLMNAGRDYPQMSACFVLPVEDSMEGIFDALKHTAMIHKTGGGTGFSFSRLRPKNSQVRSTSGIASGPVSFMKVFNAATEAVKQGGARRGANMGILRVDHPDILEFIRCKRDQAEVTNFNISVAVTDEFMRAVREGKRYRLVSPVPGGDAGTLDAREVFEEIVEGAWRCGDPGVVFIDRINEHNPTRHIAEIEATNPCGEQPLMPNEACVLGSIDLGRMVAGTAVDWARLARVAAAATHFLDNVIEANLYPIPAIEAVTRANRRVGVGVMGWADMLIRLGLPYDSQEAVEMGGRVMAFIDSETKKASAQLAAERGAFANWQGSSWEREGGPPLRNATTTTVAPTGTISIIAGASSGIEPLFAVSYVRRNVLDDDELFEVHPLFEQVARERGFHTEALMRRVAESGGVQHVDGVPADVKRLFVTAHDIAPYWHVRMQAAFQERADNGVSKTVNFASHATRDDVRSVYMLAYEMGCKGVTVFRDGCRDKQVLNVGVKPAAPGVPEPPPVLLRIAPRARPVETSGSTRRVKTGCGNLYVTVNTDEKGPFELFTSMGKSGGCASAQSEAISRLVSLAMRAGVEMEAITKHLRGIRCHLPVYDAGSQVLSCPDAIGIALQHAQQRGAAGSAGIAVAPNADPPELEPAYVASPARLASPAAVLTRPGGGLGCPDCGSTLAHEGGCVACYTCGFSRCD; translated from the coding sequence ATGCTCACGGCCAACGCGCTCCGCGTCCTCGAGAAGCGATATCTCCGCCGGGATGCGGACGGGACGACGATCGAGACCCCCGAAGAGATGTTCCGGCGGGTCGCCTCGGCCGTCGCCGAGCCCGACGCCCGCCTCCCCTTCCGCGGGCGCCGCGATCCATCGGCCACGGCGCGCGAGTTCCACGACATCCTCTCCTCGCTCGAGTTCCTCCCGAACTCGCCGACCCTGATGAACGCGGGGCGCGACTACCCGCAGATGTCGGCCTGCTTCGTCCTGCCCGTGGAGGACTCGATGGAGGGGATCTTCGACGCGCTGAAGCACACGGCGATGATCCACAAGACCGGCGGGGGGACCGGCTTCTCGTTCTCGCGGCTCCGCCCGAAGAACAGCCAGGTGAGATCCACGAGCGGCATCGCGAGCGGCCCCGTCTCCTTCATGAAGGTCTTCAACGCGGCCACGGAGGCGGTGAAGCAGGGAGGGGCGCGGCGCGGGGCGAACATGGGGATCCTCAGGGTGGATCACCCCGACATCCTCGAGTTCATCCGGTGCAAGCGCGACCAGGCCGAGGTGACCAACTTCAACATCTCGGTCGCCGTCACCGACGAGTTCATGCGGGCGGTGCGCGAGGGGAAGCGCTACCGCCTCGTCTCCCCCGTGCCGGGGGGTGACGCCGGCACCCTCGACGCGCGGGAGGTCTTCGAGGAGATCGTCGAGGGGGCGTGGCGCTGCGGCGATCCCGGCGTCGTCTTCATCGACCGGATCAACGAGCACAACCCCACGCGCCACATCGCGGAGATCGAGGCCACCAACCCCTGCGGCGAGCAGCCGCTCATGCCGAACGAGGCGTGCGTTCTCGGATCGATCGACCTCGGAAGGATGGTGGCCGGCACCGCCGTCGACTGGGCTCGCCTCGCGCGGGTCGCCGCCGCGGCGACGCACTTCCTCGACAACGTCATCGAGGCGAATCTGTACCCGATTCCCGCGATCGAGGCGGTCACGCGCGCCAACCGGCGCGTGGGGGTCGGGGTGATGGGGTGGGCCGACATGCTCATCCGCCTCGGTCTCCCGTACGATTCGCAGGAGGCGGTCGAGATGGGCGGCCGCGTCATGGCCTTCATCGACTCCGAGACCAAGAAGGCGAGCGCCCAGCTCGCCGCCGAGCGCGGGGCCTTCGCGAACTGGCAGGGAAGCTCCTGGGAGCGCGAGGGGGGACCACCCCTGAGGAACGCGACCACCACGACGGTGGCCCCGACGGGGACGATCAGCATCATCGCCGGGGCGAGCAGCGGCATCGAGCCCCTCTTCGCCGTCTCGTACGTGCGCCGCAACGTCCTCGACGACGACGAGCTCTTCGAGGTCCACCCCCTCTTCGAGCAGGTCGCGCGCGAGCGCGGCTTCCACACGGAGGCGCTGATGCGCCGGGTGGCCGAGAGCGGGGGGGTCCAGCACGTCGACGGCGTCCCCGCCGACGTGAAGCGGCTCTTCGTCACCGCGCACGACATCGCCCCCTACTGGCACGTGCGCATGCAGGCCGCCTTCCAGGAGCGGGCCGACAACGGCGTCTCGAAGACCGTGAACTTCGCGTCGCACGCGACGCGCGACGACGTCCGGTCCGTCTACATGCTCGCCTACGAGATGGGGTGCAAGGGGGTCACGGTCTTCCGCGACGGGTGCCGCGACAAGCAGGTCCTGAACGTCGGAGTCAAGCCGGCCGCCCCCGGCGTCCCCGAGCCGCCTCCCGTCCTCCTCCGCATCGCGCCGAGGGCGCGCCCCGTCGAGACGAGCGGCTCGACGCGGCGCGTGAAGACCGGCTGCGGGAATCTCTACGTCACCGTCAACACCGACGAGAAGGGCCCTTTCGAGCTCTTCACGTCGATGGGAAAGTCGGGAGGGTGCGCGTCGGCCCAGTCCGAGGCGATCAGCCGCCTCGTCTCGCTCGCCATGCGGGCGGGCGTCGAGATGGAGGCGATCACGAAGCACCTTCGCGGCATCCGCTGCCACCTGCCGGTCTACGACGCGGGGTCCCAGGTCCTCTCGTGCCCCGACGCGATCGGCATCGCGCTGCAGCACGCGCAGCAGCGCGGAGCCGCCGGCTCGGCCGGGATCGCCGTCGCCCCGAACGCCGACCCCCCCGAGCTCGAGCCCGCCTACGTCGCCTCTCCGGCCCGGCTCGCCTCTCCCGCCGCCGTCCTCACGCGCCCCGGCGGAGGCCTTGGATGTCCCGATTGCGGGAGCACCCTCGCCCACGAAGGCGGCTGCGTCGCCTGCTACACCTGCGGGTTCTCCCGATGCGATTGA